One window of Phycisphaerae bacterium genomic DNA carries:
- a CDS encoding carbon storage regulator has product MLVLSRRKNETIVIGGEVEITVLSIQGNKVSLGISAPLHVRVDRKELAIRDESVRREKAECEERAPVAAAI; this is encoded by the coding sequence ATGTTGGTTCTGTCCAGGCGGAAGAACGAGACGATCGTGATCGGGGGCGAAGTCGAGATCACCGTATTGTCGATCCAGGGCAACAAGGTGAGTTTGGGCATCAGCGCCCCGCTGCACGTACGGGTGGATCGCAAGGAGCTGGCAATTCGCGACGAGTCGGTGCGGCGTGAGAAGGCGGAGTGCGAGGAACGGGCGCCGGTCGCAGCGGCCATCTGA
- a CDS encoding response regulator: protein MNGAVLTRPREILLIEDNHGDVLLTKEALRDAPVKLHVLEDGSNAMEFLHRQGRYAHQNKPDLVILDLNLPKKSGREILTEMKAHPDLRRIPVVILTTSDSDEDVIEAYNMQVNCYISKPVDYENFVRVIRAIETFWFKTAALPTR from the coding sequence ATGAACGGTGCGGTTCTGACAAGACCAAGAGAAATCCTCTTGATCGAAGATAATCACGGCGACGTGCTGCTGACGAAAGAGGCCCTGCGGGACGCGCCGGTGAAGCTGCACGTCCTGGAGGACGGCAGCAACGCCATGGAGTTTCTTCATCGCCAGGGCCGGTACGCCCACCAGAACAAGCCGGACCTGGTGATCCTGGATCTGAATCTGCCGAAAAAGAGCGGCCGGGAGATCCTGACCGAGATGAAAGCCCACCCGGACCTAAGGCGGATTCCGGTGGTGATTCTGACCACGTCCGACTCGGATGAGGACGTGATCGAAGCCTATAATATGCAGGTGAACTGCTACATTTCGAAGCCGGTGGACTACGAGAACTTCGTGCGGGTCATCAGGGCGATCGAGACGTTCTGGTTCAAGACGGCGGCGTTGCCGACGAGGTGA
- a CDS encoding response regulator, translating to MTLMLVESIRILLVEDNPGDALLLKEVLKETSVTKFAVTEAQCLAEAVERLGASSFDVVLLDLSLPDSVGLDTVSRIQPVCPSAPIVVLTGLDDELLAFEAVRAGAQDYLVKGQYDTHLLVRSIRYAIERKRFEDALRKSNELLERMFSNIHLLVAYLDTDLNFIRVNRAYAMADGQEPDFFVGKNHFKLYPNEENEGIFRRVLATGEAYVAHEKPFRYSGSPDRGVTYWDWSLQPLTGPDGRPEGLVLSLLDVTERRRLQEEILEISDSERRRIGQDLHDVLGQTLTGMAFLSKVLEQKLATRRVPEAQDAGELSRLANQSIKQSRSLARGLCPVELGADGLMSSLEELAATTENVFDIPCRFECDQPVLIHNNIEATHLYRIAQEAINNAVKHGKPRNIVISLTSGGGDARLRVTDDGVGIPDREAPRDGMGLTIMKHRARTINANVEVRRNSGGGTVVECRFPCFGPTPA from the coding sequence TTGACGTTGATGTTGGTCGAATCGATTCGGATTCTGTTGGTGGAGGACAACCCGGGGGATGCGCTGCTCCTCAAGGAAGTCCTGAAGGAAACCTCGGTCACGAAGTTCGCGGTGACGGAAGCCCAGTGCCTGGCGGAGGCGGTCGAGCGGTTGGGCGCGTCGAGTTTCGACGTGGTGCTGCTGGACCTTTCGCTTCCGGACAGCGTGGGCCTGGACACGGTGTCGCGGATTCAGCCGGTTTGTCCGTCGGCCCCGATCGTCGTGCTGACGGGGCTCGACGATGAGCTGCTGGCGTTCGAAGCGGTCCGGGCGGGCGCCCAGGACTATCTGGTCAAGGGGCAGTACGACACCCATCTGCTGGTGCGGTCGATCCGCTACGCGATCGAACGGAAGCGGTTTGAGGATGCCCTGCGCAAGTCCAACGAGCTGCTGGAACGGATGTTCTCGAACATTCACCTTCTGGTGGCCTACCTCGATACGGACCTGAACTTCATCCGCGTGAATCGGGCCTATGCGATGGCCGACGGGCAGGAGCCGGATTTTTTCGTGGGCAAGAATCACTTCAAGCTCTATCCCAACGAAGAGAACGAGGGCATCTTCCGCCGGGTGCTTGCCACCGGCGAAGCCTACGTGGCCCACGAGAAGCCGTTTCGCTATTCCGGGAGTCCGGACCGCGGAGTTACCTATTGGGACTGGAGTCTCCAGCCGTTGACGGGCCCCGACGGCCGGCCGGAGGGGCTGGTGCTCTCGCTGCTGGACGTGACGGAGCGCCGGCGGCTGCAGGAGGAGATCCTCGAGATTTCCGACTCCGAGCGTCGGCGGATCGGACAGGATCTGCACGACGTGCTGGGTCAGACCCTGACGGGCATGGCGTTTCTCAGCAAGGTTCTGGAGCAGAAGCTGGCGACTCGCCGTGTGCCGGAGGCCCAGGACGCGGGCGAGTTGTCGCGGCTGGCGAATCAGAGCATCAAGCAGAGCCGCTCGCTGGCCCGCGGGCTGTGCCCGGTGGAGCTTGGGGCGGACGGGCTGATGAGTTCGCTGGAGGAGCTGGCGGCGACCACCGAGAACGTTTTCGACATTCCGTGCCGTTTTGAGTGCGATCAGCCGGTGCTGATCCACAACAATATTGAGGCGACGCACCTGTACCGCATCGCCCAGGAGGCGATCAACAACGCGGTCAAACACGGTAAGCCGAGGAATATCGTTATCAGTTTGACTTCGGGAGGCGGAGATGCTAGGCTACGCGTGACCGATGACGGGGTGGGGATCCCGGACCGGGAGGCGCCCCGCGACGGTATGGGGCTGACGATCATGAAGCACCGGGCGCGAACGATCAACGCGAACGTGGAGGTTCGCCGCAATTCCGGGGGTGGGACGGTCGTGGAGTGCCGTTTTCCCTGCTTCGGGCCGACACCGGCTTGA
- a CDS encoding tetratricopeptide repeat protein, with translation MTVKRARVRNATKAAPPANEAPSNPSRRRRPWRAAVVMFLLALAVRLAYLYESAENPTFESPVVDAYTYDRMARDLAAGQGFDDRFFWQPFLYPTFLGTVYAVTGGSMVWAKIVQAVIGAITCALTFRLGRKAFGWPVGVIAAVAVAFYGPLIFFEGELVAAGLAAFWSVAMVLLFLRTAERKTLPAGLVLGLAAAAAVLTRPTFLPFVAAGAIWLALVMIRNADRRRTAAVLLAGAGGFAVGSVPVALLDRQATGKFAVLPASGGINLYIGNNPDVCRTLNVRPGQSWDDLVGLPARHGAVGLWEEQRFFNRQVLDFATEQPAAFLSGLWEKGLRFVTSRELPRNVDMYLYRRWSALLSGLAWKVGEFGFPFGLLLPMAAIGAALYGRRIPGPVVLFVVLYPLAVVAVFVTARYRVPVVPVLAVLAGAGVVGLVEAIQRRRIRRLMAVVGLALVIVVAGVAAGPFCEERLDYEAELHFALAHHAVDRDQLDLAVEEFARTAELRPDLPDAYFGRAFVLARQGKTAEAIADYRVALELKPDYSEAHFNLGLVQAELGEFEAAREHYEEALRLVPSHHRARVNLAVVLGRLGLITDALEQAKRAVQIKGDYPEAHLHLGHLLVETGEVDEAAGHYREALRLCPDNTEAASRLGLLLYKQQQYDQAAELFGRSLEIDPNQPEVHALLADVLAVRGQPEAAAEHYRLAIEGNPELASAHYRLGQVLERLGQMNAAATAYRQAVALKPDQPEMLNALAWLLATVPAISAPAEAVDLARKAHALTDGSDPAVLDTLAAALAAAGQFDEARELVSRAIVLCRQKGRQEVLGELQGRLDLYTAGQPYVQQP, from the coding sequence ATGACGGTAAAGCGGGCACGAGTTCGGAATGCGACGAAGGCGGCGCCTCCAGCCAACGAGGCCCCGTCGAACCCGTCCCGTCGCCGTCGTCCGTGGCGGGCAGCCGTGGTGATGTTCCTGCTGGCCTTGGCGGTCCGGCTGGCTTACCTGTATGAGAGCGCCGAGAACCCGACGTTCGAGTCGCCGGTGGTCGACGCCTACACCTACGATCGGATGGCCCGCGACCTGGCGGCGGGACAGGGATTCGACGATCGGTTTTTCTGGCAGCCGTTTCTGTACCCGACGTTTCTGGGCACGGTGTACGCGGTGACCGGCGGCTCGATGGTCTGGGCGAAGATCGTCCAGGCGGTGATCGGGGCGATCACGTGCGCGCTGACGTTCCGGCTGGGACGGAAGGCGTTCGGCTGGCCGGTTGGAGTGATCGCAGCCGTCGCGGTCGCCTTCTACGGACCGCTGATATTCTTTGAGGGTGAGTTAGTGGCGGCGGGTCTGGCTGCGTTCTGGTCGGTGGCGATGGTCCTGCTGTTCCTGCGGACGGCGGAGCGGAAGACCTTGCCGGCCGGACTGGTTCTGGGACTGGCGGCCGCGGCGGCGGTGCTGACGCGCCCGACCTTTTTGCCCTTTGTGGCCGCCGGGGCGATCTGGCTGGCCCTGGTGATGATCCGCAACGCGGATCGGCGGCGGACGGCGGCCGTTTTGCTTGCCGGAGCGGGCGGGTTTGCCGTGGGCTCGGTGCCGGTGGCCCTGCTGGACCGCCAGGCCACGGGCAAATTCGCCGTCCTGCCGGCCAGCGGAGGGATCAACCTCTACATCGGCAACAATCCGGACGTCTGTCGAACCCTCAACGTCCGTCCGGGCCAGTCGTGGGACGATCTGGTGGGCCTGCCCGCCCGGCACGGAGCGGTGGGGCTGTGGGAGGAGCAGCGGTTTTTCAACCGCCAGGTGCTGGACTTTGCCACCGAGCAACCCGCGGCATTCCTAAGTGGGTTATGGGAAAAGGGTTTGCGTTTCGTCACGTCGCGGGAACTGCCGCGGAACGTGGACATGTATCTGTACAGGAGATGGTCCGCGCTGCTGTCCGGGCTGGCGTGGAAGGTCGGGGAGTTTGGGTTTCCCTTTGGCCTGCTCTTGCCGATGGCGGCGATAGGCGCGGCGCTGTACGGGCGGCGGATTCCGGGGCCGGTGGTGCTGTTCGTGGTGCTCTACCCGCTGGCGGTGGTGGCGGTGTTCGTGACCGCGCGGTATCGCGTGCCGGTGGTACCGGTACTAGCCGTCTTGGCGGGGGCCGGAGTGGTGGGCTTGGTCGAGGCGATCCAAAGGCGTCGTATCCGGCGGCTGATGGCGGTGGTGGGGCTGGCTTTGGTGATCGTGGTAGCGGGCGTCGCGGCTGGGCCGTTCTGCGAGGAACGGCTCGACTACGAAGCGGAACTGCACTTTGCGTTGGCCCACCACGCGGTGGATCGGGACCAGTTGGATCTGGCGGTGGAGGAGTTTGCGCGGACGGCGGAGCTGCGGCCGGACCTACCGGATGCCTATTTCGGCCGGGCGTTCGTGCTGGCCCGGCAGGGGAAGACCGCTGAGGCGATCGCGGACTACCGGGTTGCCCTGGAGCTCAAGCCGGACTACAGCGAGGCGCACTTCAACCTTGGCTTGGTGCAGGCGGAACTGGGGGAGTTCGAAGCGGCGCGGGAGCATTACGAAGAGGCGCTGAGGCTGGTGCCGTCTCATCATCGGGCGCGGGTGAACCTGGCGGTGGTTCTGGGTCGGCTTGGGCTGATAACCGATGCGCTCGAGCAGGCCAAGCGGGCGGTGCAAATCAAGGGAGACTATCCGGAAGCTCACCTGCATCTGGGGCATCTACTGGTGGAAACCGGAGAGGTCGATGAGGCGGCTGGACATTACCGCGAGGCATTGCGGCTTTGTCCAGACAATACGGAGGCGGCAAGCCGCCTGGGATTGTTGCTCTATAAGCAACAGCAGTACGATCAGGCGGCCGAGCTGTTCGGTCGGTCGCTGGAGATCGACCCGAACCAGCCGGAGGTCCACGCGCTGCTGGCCGATGTGCTGGCGGTTCGTGGGCAGCCTGAGGCGGCGGCGGAGCATTATCGTCTGGCCATTGAGGGGAATCCGGAACTGGCCTCGGCCCACTATCGGCTTGGGCAGGTTCTCGAGAGGCTTGGGCAGATGAACGCCGCGGCGACGGCCTATCGACAGGCGGTGGCTCTGAAACCGGACCAGCCGGAGATGCTGAATGCCCTGGCGTGGCTGCTGGCGACGGTTCCGGCGATATCGGCTCCCGCAGAGGCGGTTGATCTGGCCCGCAAGGCCCATGCGCTGACCGATGGGAGTGATCCGGCGGTATTGGACACCTTGGCGGCGGCGTTGGCGGCGGCGGGGCAGTTCGACGAGGCGCGGGAACTGGTAAGCCGGGCGATCGTGCTCTGCCGCCAGAAGGGTCGCCAAGAGGTTCTGGGGGAACTGCAGGGCCGTCTGGACCTCTACACTGCGGGTCAGCCGTACGTTCAGCAGCCCTGA
- a CDS encoding response regulator transcription factor encodes MTQVYLVDDHPVVRQGLARLIDQEDDLAVCGESETGLEAYKQIPKIKPDIAVVDISLKDMNGIELIKDLKARMPDLPILGLSMHDESVFAERVIRAGAMGYIMKEEAATTVLQAIRRVVAGQIYLSSRISSRLVSKFLTGPAEVQNPLELLSDRELEVFQLIGQGFGTRQIAEKLHLSVKTIETYRANIKEKLKLKNATELLQHAIQWAQSSKL; translated from the coding sequence ATAACGCAGGTGTACCTGGTGGACGACCATCCGGTGGTCCGGCAGGGGCTGGCCCGGCTGATCGACCAGGAGGATGACTTGGCGGTCTGCGGCGAATCGGAGACCGGTCTGGAGGCCTACAAGCAGATCCCCAAGATCAAGCCGGATATCGCGGTGGTGGACATCTCGCTGAAGGACATGAACGGCATCGAGTTGATCAAGGATCTCAAGGCCCGGATGCCGGATTTGCCGATCCTGGGCCTTTCGATGCACGATGAGTCGGTTTTTGCCGAGCGGGTGATCCGGGCGGGCGCGATGGGCTACATCATGAAGGAGGAGGCGGCCACGACGGTGCTGCAGGCGATTCGCCGGGTTGTGGCGGGGCAGATTTACCTGAGCAGCCGCATCTCTTCACGGCTGGTGTCGAAGTTTCTGACCGGTCCGGCGGAGGTGCAGAATCCGCTGGAACTGCTCAGCGACCGGGAGCTTGAGGTCTTCCAGTTGATCGGCCAGGGGTTTGGCACCCGCCAGATCGCCGAGAAGCTTCACCTGAGCGTCAAGACGATCGAGACGTATCGGGCCAACATCAAGGAGAAGCTCAAGCTCAAGAACGCCACGGAGTTGCTGCAGCACGCGATCCAGTGGGCTCAGAGCAGCAAGCTATGA
- the mreD gene encoding rod shape-determining protein MreD, which yields MNWLNFGIVAYVTTVLQTALVPVLLPESFQPNLFIVVAVYYLLTAQDERVLLAALVLGALADLSSLAPLGSQTVAFAVVAWFVRAIKPILFAELATAHAFAAAISFLAMLMVYRLIAAVAPGGVPTGLGVFQVALQAAATALAAALVRQFLGRRLKPGR from the coding sequence ATGAACTGGCTGAACTTCGGTATCGTCGCCTACGTGACCACGGTCCTGCAGACCGCTCTGGTTCCCGTTCTGCTGCCCGAGAGTTTTCAGCCGAACCTGTTCATCGTGGTCGCCGTCTACTATCTCCTGACCGCCCAGGACGAGCGGGTGCTGCTGGCGGCGCTGGTCTTGGGAGCGCTGGCGGACCTGTCCAGCCTCGCTCCACTCGGTTCGCAGACGGTGGCGTTCGCCGTCGTGGCCTGGTTCGTGCGGGCGATCAAACCGATCCTCTTCGCCGAACTGGCTACTGCCCATGCCTTCGCCGCGGCGATCTCGTTCCTGGCGATGTTGATGGTCTACCGGCTGATTGCGGCGGTGGCCCCGGGAGGGGTGCCAACCGGATTGGGAGTATTCCAGGTCGCGCTCCAGGCTGCGGCGACCGCCCTGGCCGCCGCCCTGGTCCGCCAGTTCCTCGGACGCCGCCTGAAGCCCGGGCGGTGA